From a single Rhodospirillaceae bacterium genomic region:
- a CDS encoding vitamin B12-dependent ribonucleotide reductase, with protein sequence MKIRRQFTVEGRDAYDGIAFRKATSEIRNPDGSVVFSNDRVEAPEDWSQVAIDILAQKYFRKAGVADDADLEPVPEENVPDWLARRAPKKGARMDPGTGGETSAKQVFDRLAGTWTYWGWKGGYFAGEADARAYFDEMRFMLARQMAAPNSPQWFNTGLHWAYGIDGPGQGHHYVDHETGVLTEASSAYEHPQPHACFIQSIADDLVNDGGIMDLWVREARLFKYGSGTGTNFSTLRGECEPLSGGGKSSGLMSFLKIGDRAAGAIKSGGTTRRAAKMVIVDVDHPDIEDFVNWKVREEQKVAALVAGSKLARKHLNEIMRACRAFDGAEPFNPRANPSLRKAIRRARKAMLPQNYIQRVIQFAEQGFEEIEFATYDTDWDSEAYLTVSGQNSNNSVRVTNEFLDAAMANGEWTLYKRTTGDEHRRVNAGELWRQIAEAAWQSADPGVQFDSTINEWHTCPAGGRINASNPCSEYMFLDDTACNLASLNLLAFRKADGAFDVAGFEHAVRLWTLTLEISVLMAQFPSRRIAELSYRYRTLGLGFANVGGYLMASGLPYDSDEGRAFCGAVSALMTGAAYETSADMAAELGPFPGHADNAAAMLRVMRNHRRAAWGETGGYEDLAVLPVPLDRAACPDRALLDAARAAWDRAYEKGATAGYRNAQATVIAPTGTIGLVMDCDTTGIEPDFALVKFKKLAGGGYFKIINRLAPLALRTLGYATPQIEEMIRYAVGNGSLEESPAIDHAALRRAGFTEAMIERVEDALAQAFDIKFVFNKWTLGEDFCVNRLGLDPDALDDPEFDMLAALGFSRREIEAANAWVCGAMTLEGAPHLKDEHLPVFDCASPCGRSGRRFLSWESHIRMMAAAQPFVSGAISKTINMPNAATVEDCRKAYELSWKLGVKANALYRDGSKLSQPLSATVFDDLGDEDAAEEAKEAAIRAPAAEQAAQVAMQATRIVAEKAERASRERLPHRRRGYTQKAIVGGHKVYLRTGEYDDGTLGEIFIDMHKEGSSFRSIMDSFAIAVSMGLQYGVPLEEFVDSFTFTRFEPQGLVEGNDAIKMATSVIDYIFRELAVSYLDREDLAHATGTDMLPDIIGSGVAESALADDAAAHAAAVLDGVQKVASNGFVRNKFAVLEGGLSLAANGGGNGSGNGSGHGAGNGAGNGAGNGAGNGAGNVSGQQSSAGKPAGVSAASSGGGNGGLQTAELEGGSAALEVSPAVAEAVDLKLDQIREARMKGYEGDSCGECGNFTLVRNGTCLKCDTCGATSGCS encoded by the coding sequence ATGAAAATCCGGCGCCAGTTCACGGTCGAAGGCCGGGATGCCTATGACGGCATCGCCTTCCGGAAGGCGACGAGCGAGATCCGCAATCCGGACGGCTCCGTCGTGTTCAGCAACGACCGGGTCGAGGCGCCGGAAGACTGGTCCCAGGTCGCCATCGACATCCTGGCCCAGAAATATTTCCGCAAGGCCGGGGTGGCGGACGACGCCGATCTCGAACCCGTCCCGGAAGAGAATGTCCCCGACTGGCTGGCCCGGCGCGCGCCGAAGAAGGGCGCCCGAATGGACCCGGGGACCGGCGGCGAGACCAGCGCCAAGCAGGTGTTCGACCGGCTCGCCGGCACCTGGACCTACTGGGGCTGGAAGGGCGGCTATTTCGCCGGCGAGGCCGACGCCCGCGCCTATTTCGACGAGATGCGCTTCATGCTGGCGCGCCAGATGGCGGCGCCGAACTCGCCGCAATGGTTCAACACGGGCCTGCACTGGGCCTACGGCATCGACGGCCCCGGCCAGGGCCACCACTATGTCGACCACGAGACCGGAGTGCTGACCGAGGCCTCTTCGGCCTATGAGCACCCCCAGCCCCATGCCTGCTTCATCCAGTCCATCGCCGACGACCTGGTGAACGACGGCGGCATCATGGACCTGTGGGTGCGCGAGGCGCGCCTGTTCAAATACGGCTCGGGCACCGGCACCAACTTCTCCACCCTGCGCGGCGAGTGCGAACCGCTGTCGGGCGGCGGCAAGTCCAGCGGCCTGATGAGCTTCCTCAAGATCGGCGACCGGGCGGCCGGCGCGATCAAGTCCGGCGGCACCACGCGGCGCGCCGCCAAGATGGTCATCGTCGACGTCGACCATCCGGACATCGAGGATTTCGTCAACTGGAAGGTCAGGGAAGAGCAGAAGGTCGCCGCGCTGGTCGCCGGCTCGAAGCTCGCGCGCAAGCATCTCAACGAGATCATGCGCGCCTGCCGCGCGTTCGACGGCGCCGAGCCCTTCAACCCGCGCGCCAACCCCAGCCTGCGCAAGGCGATCCGCAGGGCGCGCAAGGCGATGCTGCCGCAGAACTACATCCAGCGGGTCATCCAGTTCGCCGAACAGGGCTTCGAGGAGATCGAATTCGCGACCTACGACACCGACTGGGATTCGGAGGCCTACCTCACCGTTTCGGGCCAGAATTCCAACAACTCGGTGCGCGTCACCAACGAGTTCCTCGACGCCGCGATGGCGAACGGCGAGTGGACGCTCTACAAGCGCACGACCGGGGACGAGCACCGCAGGGTCAATGCCGGCGAATTGTGGCGGCAGATCGCCGAGGCCGCCTGGCAGTCGGCCGATCCGGGCGTCCAGTTCGATTCGACGATCAACGAGTGGCACACCTGCCCGGCCGGCGGGCGCATCAACGCGTCCAACCCGTGCTCGGAATACATGTTCCTGGACGATACGGCGTGCAACCTGGCGTCGCTCAACCTGCTCGCCTTCCGCAAGGCCGACGGCGCCTTCGATGTCGCCGGCTTCGAGCACGCCGTGCGGCTGTGGACGCTGACGCTGGAAATCTCCGTCCTGATGGCGCAGTTCCCGTCGCGCCGGATCGCCGAGCTGTCCTACCGCTACCGCACGCTCGGCCTCGGCTTCGCCAATGTCGGCGGCTACCTGATGGCATCGGGCCTGCCCTACGACAGCGACGAAGGCCGCGCCTTCTGCGGCGCGGTGAGCGCGCTGATGACCGGCGCGGCCTACGAGACCTCGGCCGACATGGCCGCCGAGCTCGGCCCCTTCCCCGGCCATGCCGACAACGCCGCCGCCATGCTGCGGGTGATGCGCAACCACCGCCGCGCCGCCTGGGGCGAGACCGGGGGCTACGAGGACCTCGCCGTCCTGCCCGTCCCGCTCGACCGGGCGGCCTGCCCGGACCGGGCGCTGCTCGACGCCGCCCGCGCGGCGTGGGACCGGGCGTACGAGAAGGGCGCGACCGCCGGCTACCGCAACGCCCAGGCGACGGTGATCGCGCCGACCGGGACGATCGGCCTGGTCATGGACTGCGACACCACCGGGATCGAGCCGGACTTCGCGCTGGTCAAGTTCAAGAAGCTCGCCGGCGGCGGCTATTTCAAGATCATTAACCGGCTGGCGCCGCTGGCCCTGCGCACACTCGGTTACGCCACGCCGCAGATCGAGGAGATGATCCGCTACGCCGTCGGCAACGGCTCGCTGGAGGAGTCGCCGGCGATCGACCATGCGGCGCTGCGCCGGGCCGGCTTCACCGAGGCCATGATCGAGCGGGTCGAGGACGCCCTCGCCCAGGCTTTCGACATCAAGTTCGTCTTCAACAAGTGGACCCTGGGCGAGGATTTCTGCGTCAACCGGCTCGGCCTCGACCCGGACGCGCTCGACGATCCGGAATTCGACATGCTCGCCGCCCTCGGCTTCTCGCGCCGCGAGATCGAGGCCGCCAACGCCTGGGTGTGCGGGGCGATGACCCTGGAAGGCGCGCCGCATCTGAAGGACGAGCATCTGCCGGTGTTCGACTGCGCCTCGCCGTGCGGGCGGTCCGGCAGGCGCTTCCTGAGCTGGGAGAGCCACATCCGCATGATGGCGGCGGCCCAGCCCTTCGTCTCCGGCGCGATCTCCAAGACGATCAACATGCCGAACGCGGCGACGGTCGAGGACTGCCGCAAGGCCTATGAGCTGTCGTGGAAGCTGGGCGTCAAGGCCAACGCGCTCTACCGCGACGGCTCCAAGCTCAGCCAGCCGCTCTCGGCCACCGTGTTCGACGATCTCGGCGACGAGGACGCGGCCGAGGAGGCCAAGGAGGCCGCAATCCGGGCCCCGGCGGCGGAACAGGCCGCGCAGGTCGCCATGCAGGCCACCCGCATCGTCGCCGAGAAGGCCGAGCGCGCCAGCCGGGAGCGCCTGCCGCACCGGCGCCGCGGCTATACCCAGAAGGCGATCGTCGGCGGCCACAAGGTCTATCTGCGCACCGGCGAATACGACGACGGCACGCTCGGCGAAATCTTCATCGACATGCACAAGGAAGGCAGCTCCTTCCGCAGCATCATGGACAGCTTCGCCATCGCCGTCTCGATGGGCCTGCAATACGGCGTGCCGCTCGAGGAGTTCGTCGACTCCTTCACCTTCACCCGCTTCGAGCCCCAGGGCCTGGTCGAGGGCAACGACGCCATCAAGATGGCGACCTCGGTGATCGACTACATCTTCCGCGAGCTGGCGGTCTCCTACCTGGACCGGGAAGACCTCGCCCACGCCACCGGCACCGACATGCTGCCCGACATCATCGGCAGCGGCGTCGCGGAGAGCGCGCTGGCCGACGACGCGGCCGCCCACGCCGCCGCCGTGCTCGACGGGGTCCAGAAGGTCGCGAGCAACGGCTTCGTGCGCAACAAGTTCGCCGTCCTGGAGGGCGGCCTGTCGCTGGCCGCGAATGGCGGCGGCAATGGATCGGGCAACGGGTCCGGCCATGGCGCCGGGAACGGGGCCGGTAACGGGGCCGGCAACGGCGCTGGTAATGGCGCTGGCAATGTTTCGGGACAACAGTCTTCGGCCGGCAAGCCGGCAGGCGTTTCCGCCGCATCCTCCGGCGGCGGCAACGGCGGCTTGCAGACCGCGGAGCTCGAGGGCGGGTCAGCGGCTCTCGAGGTATCTCCCGCGGTCGCCGAGGCGGTCGACCTCAAGCTCGACCAGATCCGCGAGGCGCGGATGAAGGGCTATGAGGGCGACTCCTGCGGCGAATGCGGGAACTTCACCCTGGTGCGCAACGGCACGTGTCTCAAGTGCGACACCTGCGGGGCGACCAGCGGGTGCAGCTGA
- a CDS encoding DNA methyltransferase translates to MTKPNFATGTVWTGDNLPVLRGMNDACVDLIYLDPPFNSNRLYEAPIGSTAAGAAFKDAWTLSDVDVHEHGELADRNPAAYSVIEAARQAHGKGMQAYLVMMAVRLLEMHRVLKPTGSIYLHCDSTASHYLKLLMDGVFGRSMFLACITWRRTYAHNDKMFGSLSEQILWYGNGGEQTKNMVDVVVPFTAAELKKKYPHKDGRGQHMRDNLMASGTRNGESGQAWKGCDPTSYGRHWSVPRTGQYAKYLNDVLLPGYLDIKGPRDRLIALDDAGFIHWTDTGVPLLKRYAMPGQGTIPGDIWTDVPPLSRKTKERTGYPTQKPLALLDRIIRASSNPDDMVLDPFCGCATALVAADRLGRRWAGIDLSPLAVKLVNDRIAADRADKKGGHHIGGSLWGGATALTTPPKRTDLGDLPNYRTHRHRLYGEQEGVCVGCDTHFPFRVMDVDHILPRSRGGTDHPDNLQLLCSGCNRSKGGRTMAEWRATQG, encoded by the coding sequence ATGACTAAACCGAACTTCGCGACCGGGACGGTCTGGACCGGCGACAACCTGCCGGTCTTGCGGGGCATGAACGACGCCTGCGTCGACCTGATCTATCTCGATCCGCCGTTCAACTCAAATCGACTCTATGAAGCGCCGATAGGGTCAACAGCTGCTGGCGCGGCATTTAAGGATGCGTGGACATTGAGCGATGTTGATGTCCACGAACACGGCGAACTAGCGGATCGCAATCCGGCGGCGTATTCGGTGATTGAAGCCGCGCGCCAAGCGCACGGCAAGGGGATGCAGGCATATTTGGTCATGATGGCCGTGCGCCTCTTGGAGATGCACCGCGTCCTGAAGCCGACTGGCAGCATCTACCTTCACTGCGATTCTACCGCTTCGCATTACCTCAAATTGCTCATGGACGGTGTGTTCGGGCGTTCCATGTTTCTAGCCTGTATTACATGGCGGCGCACCTACGCACATAACGACAAGATGTTCGGTTCCCTTTCGGAACAAATTCTCTGGTACGGAAACGGAGGGGAGCAGACGAAGAATATGGTTGACGTGGTGGTCCCGTTTACTGCCGCGGAACTGAAGAAGAAATATCCGCACAAAGATGGGCGCGGGCAGCATATGCGTGACAATCTCATGGCCTCAGGGACTCGGAATGGTGAAAGCGGACAGGCGTGGAAGGGTTGTGATCCGACAAGCTACGGACGACATTGGAGCGTCCCTAGAACTGGCCAATACGCGAAATATCTGAATGATGTTTTGTTGCCCGGTTATCTCGACATCAAGGGGCCGCGTGACCGATTGATCGCACTCGACGATGCAGGGTTCATTCATTGGACAGATACCGGTGTCCCGCTGCTGAAACGGTATGCCATGCCAGGACAGGGAACGATTCCCGGTGATATTTGGACAGATGTTCCTCCGCTATCCCGGAAGACGAAAGAACGCACAGGTTATCCGACACAGAAGCCATTGGCGTTGCTTGATCGAATAATTCGTGCGTCTAGCAATCCCGATGACATGGTGCTTGACCCTTTTTGTGGTTGCGCTACTGCGCTTGTCGCGGCGGATCGGTTAGGGCGCCGATGGGCTGGAATCGACCTGTCACCGCTTGCCGTGAAGTTGGTCAACGACCGGATTGCGGCGGACAGGGCGGACAAGAAAGGCGGCCACCATATCGGCGGCAGCCTATGGGGCGGTGCTACGGCGCTCACCACGCCGCCAAAGCGCACCGATCTCGGCGACCTGCCGAACTACCGGACGCATCGGCACCGGCTCTATGGCGAGCAAGAGGGTGTCTGCGTCGGCTGCGATACGCATTTCCCGTTCCGCGTCATGGACGTGGATCATATTCTGCCGCGGTCGCGCGGCGGGACCGATCATCCCGACAATCTTCAACTGCTGTGCTCCGGCTGCAACCGCAGCAAGGGCGGCAGAACGATGGCCGAATGGAGGGCTACTCAAGGATGA